The proteins below are encoded in one region of Rhizobacter sp.:
- a CDS encoding glutamate synthase subunit beta produces the protein MGKVTGFMEYERLEEGYEPVQKRLKNYKEFVIGLKEDEAKVQSARCMDCGTPFCNNGCPVNNIIPDFNDLVYRNDWQNAWAVLDSTNNFPEFTGRICPAPCEAACTLNVNDDAVGIKSIEHAIIDRAWAEGWVQPRLPKAKTGKKVAVVGSGPAGLAAAQQLARAGHDVTVFEKNDRLGGLLRYGIPDFKMEKSHIDRRTAQMEKEGVVFKTGVLVGKLPEGSKVTNWAKETISAEELQQQFDAVLLAGGAEQSRDLPVPGRDLDGVHFAMEFLPQQNKVNAGDKLKDQLRADGKHVVVIGGGDTGSDCVGTSNRHGAKSVTQFELMPMPPEQEDKPLVWPYWPIKLRTSSSHEEGCEREFAIATKEFIGGEGKDKGKVKALKAVRVEWQGGKMTEVAGSEQIIPADLVLLAMGFVNPVASMLESFGIDKDARGNAKASTDFTGGYVTNVPKVFAAGDVRRGQSLVVWAIREGRQAARAVDEFLMGVSDLPR, from the coding sequence ATGGGAAAAGTCACCGGCTTCATGGAATACGAGCGTCTGGAAGAGGGCTACGAGCCCGTCCAGAAGCGCCTGAAGAACTACAAGGAATTCGTCATCGGCCTGAAGGAAGACGAGGCGAAGGTCCAGAGCGCACGCTGCATGGACTGCGGCACGCCGTTCTGCAACAACGGCTGCCCGGTCAACAACATCATTCCGGACTTCAACGACCTCGTGTACCGCAATGACTGGCAGAACGCCTGGGCGGTGCTCGACTCCACCAACAACTTCCCCGAGTTCACCGGCCGCATCTGCCCCGCACCCTGTGAGGCGGCCTGCACGCTCAACGTGAACGACGATGCGGTCGGTATCAAGAGCATCGAGCACGCGATCATCGACCGCGCGTGGGCCGAAGGCTGGGTGCAGCCGCGCCTGCCCAAGGCGAAGACCGGCAAGAAGGTCGCGGTGGTCGGCTCCGGCCCCGCTGGCCTCGCCGCCGCGCAGCAGCTGGCGCGTGCTGGCCACGACGTGACCGTGTTCGAGAAGAACGACCGCCTCGGCGGCCTGCTGCGCTACGGCATCCCCGACTTCAAGATGGAGAAGTCGCACATCGATCGCCGCACGGCGCAGATGGAAAAGGAAGGCGTGGTCTTCAAGACTGGTGTGCTGGTCGGCAAGCTGCCCGAAGGCAGCAAGGTCACCAATTGGGCGAAGGAGACGATCTCGGCCGAAGAGCTGCAGCAGCAGTTCGACGCCGTGCTGCTGGCCGGTGGAGCCGAGCAGTCGCGCGACCTCCCCGTGCCGGGCCGCGACCTCGACGGCGTGCACTTCGCGATGGAGTTCCTGCCGCAGCAGAACAAGGTCAATGCAGGCGACAAGCTGAAGGACCAGCTGCGCGCCGACGGCAAGCACGTCGTCGTGATCGGCGGCGGCGACACCGGCAGCGACTGCGTGGGCACCAGCAACCGCCACGGTGCCAAGAGCGTGACCCAGTTCGAGCTGATGCCCATGCCGCCCGAGCAGGAAGACAAGCCGCTCGTGTGGCCGTATTGGCCGATCAAGCTGCGCACGAGCTCAAGCCATGAAGAAGGTTGCGAGCGCGAGTTCGCCATCGCCACGAAGGAGTTCATCGGCGGCGAAGGCAAGGACAAGGGCAAGGTCAAGGCGCTGAAGGCCGTTCGCGTGGAATGGCAGGGCGGCAAGATGACCGAGGTGGCGGGGTCCGAGCAGATCATCCCGGCCGATCTCGTGCTGCTGGCGATGGGCTTCGTGAACCCGGTGGCCAGCATGCTGGAGTCCTTCGGCATCGACAAGGATGCGCGTGGCAACGCAAAGGCTTCGACCGATTTCACGGGCGGTTATGTGACCAACGTGCCCAAGGTGTTCGCCGCGGGCGACGTTCGCCGCGGCCAGTCGCTCGTGGTGTGGGCCATCCGCGAAGGGCGGCAGGCAGCGCGGGCGGTGGATGAGTTTTTGATGGGGGTGAGCGACCTGCCGCGTTGA